A genome region from Conger conger chromosome 16, fConCon1.1, whole genome shotgun sequence includes the following:
- the LOC133113971 gene encoding mediator of DNA damage checkpoint protein 1-like isoform X3 yields the protein MLRVKMSRRRSQAQKENRDQAVSLHRGLHRLPDLHDVVVVVGQPEDATALAVKGDKKPSMAMEERRKMLARYKEAKELRKEKERRAQEKKGVAFKAGGIYKPQPLAPLPQVRAGAKATLTVPSHKVTLSSKPQPPWKPLAQRRNASAPRKVKPQVALTSQPAPPAGGSGTAPAERVAGAPAVFFFTGNAGPQPQAVESKPAPAPAPEEEVEGSEVEVQSHVTLSPACPPGGGGEPPQPDAVEDEGPPSPSSPGFVFEPPSGLSLFLNALLDPLSEDSVPTSCPSREDMPTAVAFRPPSTPLSCPKPSCSSPPPPHPYPSTPLSCPKSSCPSPTPLSCPEPSCSSPPPPHPYPSTPLSCPEPSCSSPPPPHPYPSTPLSCPKSSCSSPPPPHPYPSTPLSCPKSSCSSPPPPHPYPSTPLSCPKSSCSSPPPPHPYPSTPLSCPKSSCPSPAPLSCPEPSCPSPAPLSCPEPSCSSPAPCPKPSSPSPPHPNPSTPQSPSTCMEAEHDVSYFRTAMVRETGRLTVLCEQWEPRTEEPSIPEEIRERVRTAVGQARLLMRERFGQFQGLVDDCALGRGEQVTTCTDLQGFWEMVFYQVEDVNRKFSVLEEVESRGWKEELKPVPRKKRAAKKPPLAAAGGAAVSSAAARSRLAAVKAAMKAKREAEAQSTAETPAGAGEGQPAADAQTVVFHGGFFQVESPAKVLGSMRRTSLLRVASSPCTPSQVRTPRRGLHPSALRLSPAPGVTPTRRTNSALFGSPCLSPRPTAPPGSPSPKRTQNARREEHSGVPYEDVQPAPCLLSPSPCHLTPAPCPANSTPCHGSPTPCHVSPNPSPLKPTSCPLSPAPCPAHPAPTYQSDHDYAQLASPSEKLELKAAGQSASTSPSPQEVTSQSGIAEVYLEPLLPVVDSCSQSQLLPEVTDASCGQLELVAKPEVGGSPPALLGTLTPSRQEGAVEDLSECQPCERSAYSPSQWQGLNFTLSPSAYPSTPTRGLLLSPQDTSQSGIAEVYLEPFLPLEDSLRQSKLVPEVTDALRGQSEIVAEPEVGGSLPVQLGALTPSRQVGAVEDLSGHPSPCERSAYSPSQWQGLNFTLSPSVYPSTPTRGLLLSPDVPSPIVQSPPSTPRPLPLPLSDRSPGGGAQMGPAVETSGTADVPRLDFDSCVPPGVKCRLSPRATVAMETPPDDVPMESPGHGREDELEGEELEDAE from the exons GCAACATTGACTGTTCCATCCCACAAGGTGACATTGTCTTCGAAGCCACAGCCTCCATGGAAG CCCCTTGCACAGAGACGGAACGCGTCAGCCCCCAGGAAAG tgAAACCTCAAGTGGCCCTGACGTCACAGccggctccccctgctggtgggaGTGGAACTGCACCAG CTGAGCGGGTGGCAGGAGCGCCTGCAGTCTTCTTCTTTACAGGCAACGCTGGGCCACAGCCTCAGGCAGTCGAGAGCAAG cctgctcctgctcctgctcctgaaGAGGAGGTTGAGGGGAGCGAGGTGGAGGTGCAGTCGCACGTAACGCTCAGCCCTGCCTGccctcctggaggaggaggggaaccGCCACAGCCGGACGCCGTGGAGGACGaagggcccccctccccctcctctcccgggTTTGTGTTTGAGCCCCCCTCTGGTCTGAGTTTGTTCCTGAACGCCCTCCTGGACCCGCTGTCTGAAGACTCTGTCCCCACGTCCTGCCCCAG CAGGGAGGACATGCCTACTGCAGTGGCCTTCAGGCCTCCTTCTACCCCCCTATCCTGTCCCAaaccctcctgctcctctcctccccctcctcatcccTATCCCTCTACCCCCCTATCCTGTCCCAAatcctcctgcccctctcccacccctctgtcctgtcctgaaccctcctgctcctctcctccccctcctcatcccTATCCCTCTACCCCCCTATCCTGTCCCGaaccctcctgctcctctcctccccctcctcatcccTATCCCTCTACCCCCCTATCCTGTCCCAaatcctcctgctcctctcctccccctcctcatcccTATCCCTCTACCCCCCTATCCTGTCCCAaatcctcctgctcctctcctccccctcctcatcccTATCCCTCTACCCCCCTATCCTGTCCCAaatcctcctgctcctctcctccccctcctcatcccTATCCCTCTACCCCCCTATCCTGTCCCAAatcctcctgcccctctcccgcccctctgtcctgtcctgaaccctcctgcccctctcccgcccctctgtcctgtcctgaaccgtcctgctcctctcctgcgccctgtcccaaaccctccagcccctctcctcctcatccCAATCCCTCTACCCCTCAATCTCCCTCTACCTGCATGGAGGCTGAGCATGACGTGTCGTATTTCAG GACGGCGATGGTCAGGGAGACGGGCAGGCTGACGGTGCTGTGTGAGCAGTGGGAGCCCCGCACAGAGGAGCCCTCCATCCCCGAGGAGA TCAGGGAGAGGGTGCGGACTGCAGTGGGCCAGGCCAGGCTTCTGATGAGGGAGCGTTTCGGACAGTTCCAGGGCCTGGTGGACGACTGCGCCCTGGGTCGGGGGGAGCAGGTCACCACCTGCACCGACCTGCAGGGCTTCTGGGAAATGGTGTTCTACCAG gtgGAAGATGTAAACAGGAAATTCAGTGTCCTGGAAGAGGTGGAGTCGAGGGGCTGGAAAGAGGAACTCAAGCCCGTCCCCCGGAAAAAACGGGCTGCAAAG AAGCCCCCCCTGGCGGCAGCGGGGGGGGCAGCGGTGTCCAGTGCGGCCGCCAGGAGCCGTCTGGCCGCGGTGAAAGCCGCGATGAAAGCCAAGAGGGAGGCGGAGGCCCAGAGCACGGCGGAGACCCCCgcaggggcgggggaggggcagcCGGCGGCCGACGCCCAAACCGTGGTCTTCCACGGCGGCTTCTTCCAGGTGGAGAGTCCCGCCAAAGTGCTGG GTTCCATGAGAAGGACGTCCCTCCTGAGGGTGGCTTCCTCCCCCTGCACCCCCTCACAGGTCCGCACTCCCCGGAGAGGCCTGCACCCCTCTGCGCTCCGCCTGTCCCCCGCTCCGGGGGTGACCCCCACCCGCCGGACGAACTCGGCCCTGTTTGGCAGTCCGTGCCTGTCCCCCAGACCCACGGCACCGCCTGGCTCTCCTTCTCCCAAACGCACGCAAAACGCACGACGGGAGGAACATTCAGGCGTTCCTTATGAAGACGTGCAGCCCGCCCCCTGCCTGCTCAGCCCATCCCCCTGTCATCTaacccccgccccctgccctgcAAACTCCACCCCCTGTCACGGAAGCCCCACCCCCTGCCATGTAAGTCCCAACCCCAGCCCTTTAAAACCCACCTCCTGCCCTTTAAGCCCAGCCCCCTGCCCTGCGCACCCTGCCCCCACATATCAGTCCGATCACGATTACGCTCAGTTGGCCAGTCCCTCAGAAAAGCTAGAGTTAAAAGCTGCCGGGCAATCTGCATCGACCTCCCCTAGCCCTCAGGAAGTCACCAGCCAATCCGGGATTGCAGAAGTGTACTTAGAGCCCCTTCTGCCGGTGGTGGATTCTTGTAGCCAATCCCAGCTCCTTCCAGAGGTGACTGATGCCTCGTGTGGCCAATTAGAGCTTGTTGCAAAACCTGAAGTGGGAGGTTCCCCTCCTGCCCTCTTGGGCACACTTACTCCATCTCGGCAGGAGGGGGCGGTAGAGGACCTCAGCGAATGCCAGCCCTGTGAAAGATCAGCCTACAGcccttctcagtggcaggggcTGAAtttcaccctctcaccctctgcGTACCCCTCTACCCCGACTCGAGGACTGCTTCTCAGCCCTCAGGACACCAGCCAATCGGGGATTGCAGAAGTGTACTTGGAGCCCTTCCTGCCCCTGGAGGACTCTCTTCGCCAATCCAAGCTTGTTCCGGAGGTGACGGATGCCTTACGTGGCCAATCGGAGATCGTTGCTGAACCTGAAGTGGGAGGTTCCCTTCCTGTCCAATTGGGCGCACTTACCCCATCTCGGCAGGTGGGGGCGGTAGAGGACCTCAGCGGACACCCCTCGCCCTGTGAAAGATCAGCCTACAGcccttctcagtggcaggggcTGAATTTCACCCTCTCGCCCTCTGTGTACCCCTCTACCCCGACTCGAGGACTGCTTCTCAGCCCAGACGTCCCCTCGCCCATAGTCCagtcccctccctccaccccgaGGCCCCTCCCACTGCCCCTGAGTGACAG GAGCCCGGGAGGTGGGGCGCAGATGGGCCCGGCTGTGGAGACATCCGGCACGGCG GACGTCCCGCGGTTGGACTTTGACTCCTGCGTCCCGCCCGGCGTGAAGTGCCGCCTGTCGCCGCGGGCGACTGTCGCTATGGAGACCCCGCCGGACGACGTCCCGATGGAGAGTCCCGGACACGGGCGCGAGGACGagctggagggggaggagctggaggacgcAG aATGA
- the tmem150b gene encoding modulator of macroautophagy TMEM150B isoform X1 has translation MWMWALLPILLAIAGTVGIWAVFGMAFANGTVNLTVEFPYISTCGTYNPQSCVFSQIVNICAFLVIWVVVLRFQQIRDFGQDSKVNIASLVLGFISALGISVLGNFQQSVVMQAHLLGAFLAFFVGLAYFWLQVWLTYKAEPNRDRRWVGPVRIGFCSLCTVLILTMAVLHNTGFRSAAAICEWLAVMAFFVLFGLFGAEFRHIDCHRLTVQTPGRSKPQNSNGAFGLS, from the exons ATGTGGATGTGGGCACTGCTTCCAATCCTCCTGGCCATCGCAGGCACTGTAGGGATATGGGCAGT GTTTGGTATGGCTTTTGCAAATGGAACTGTTAATCTAACAGTAGAATTCCCTTATATCAG tACCTGTGGCACGTACAACCCTCAAAGCTGTGTCTTTTCTCAGATCGTCAACATATGTGCCTTTCTGG TGATTTGGGTGGTGGTGTTGAGGTTCCAGCAGATCAGAGACTTTGGTCAGGACAGCAAGGTGAACATCGCCAGCTTGGTTCTGGGATTCATCTCGGCTCTGGGCATCTCCGTCCTGGGAAACTTCCAG CAATCAGTGGTGATGCAGGCCCACCTGCTTGGGGCCTTCCTGGCCTTCTTCGTGGGCCTGGCCTACTTCTGGCTGCAGGTGTGGCTCACCTACAAGGCGGAGCCGAACCGGGACCGGCGCTGGGTGGGCCCGGTCCGCATCGGTTTCTGCAGCCTCTGCACCGTCCTCATCCTCACCA TGGCGGTGCTGCACAACACCGGCTTCCGCTCGGCCGCCGCAATCTGCGAGTGGCTCGCCGTCATGGCGTTCTTCGTCCTGTTCGGCTTGTTCGGCGCCGAGTTCCGCCACATCGACTGCCACCGGCTCACCGTGCAGACACCGGGCCGCAGCAAGCCGCAGAACAGCAACGGTGCGTTCGGACTGAGCTAG
- the tmem150b gene encoding modulator of macroautophagy TMEM150B isoform X2 — MWMWALLPILLAIAGTVGIWAVFGMAFANGTVNLTVEFPYISTCGTYNPQSCVFSQIVNICAFLVIWVVVLRFQQIRDFGQDSKVNIASLVLGFISALGISVLGNFQQSVVMQAHLLGAFLAFFVGLAYFWLQVWLTYKAEPNRDRRWVGPVRIGFCSLCTVLILTMAVLHNTGFRSAAAICEWLAVMAFFVLFGLFGAEFRHIDCHRLTVQTPGRSKPQNSNDVI, encoded by the exons ATGTGGATGTGGGCACTGCTTCCAATCCTCCTGGCCATCGCAGGCACTGTAGGGATATGGGCAGT GTTTGGTATGGCTTTTGCAAATGGAACTGTTAATCTAACAGTAGAATTCCCTTATATCAG tACCTGTGGCACGTACAACCCTCAAAGCTGTGTCTTTTCTCAGATCGTCAACATATGTGCCTTTCTGG TGATTTGGGTGGTGGTGTTGAGGTTCCAGCAGATCAGAGACTTTGGTCAGGACAGCAAGGTGAACATCGCCAGCTTGGTTCTGGGATTCATCTCGGCTCTGGGCATCTCCGTCCTGGGAAACTTCCAG CAATCAGTGGTGATGCAGGCCCACCTGCTTGGGGCCTTCCTGGCCTTCTTCGTGGGCCTGGCCTACTTCTGGCTGCAGGTGTGGCTCACCTACAAGGCGGAGCCGAACCGGGACCGGCGCTGGGTGGGCCCGGTCCGCATCGGTTTCTGCAGCCTCTGCACCGTCCTCATCCTCACCA TGGCGGTGCTGCACAACACCGGCTTCCGCTCGGCCGCCGCAATCTGCGAGTGGCTCGCCGTCATGGCGTTCTTCGTCCTGTTCGGCTTGTTCGGCGCCGAGTTCCGCCACATCGACTGCCACCGGCTCACCGTGCAGACACCGGGCCGCAGCAAGCCGCAGAACAGCAACG ATGTCATTTAA